The Triticum urartu cultivar G1812 unplaced genomic scaffold, Tu2.1 TuUngrouped_contig_6609, whole genome shotgun sequence genome has a segment encoding these proteins:
- the LOC125530860 gene encoding probable helicase MAGATAMA 3 → MAVDKPGGGGGGGASSSTPSPASTTDRFLKIVLSWDYLRIVADSKGADKAKGLQHVKNSYASVEEYLGVFEPLLFEEVKGQILQGRRNEEEEEDEVGLDWQRGAVASCAESEGFHKLSMVVSDGLRDIVCENDLLLLSKEKFEEGVNPTAYAFAVVEQRGGKDNLSLRTFVAGEIKNLNVARPVKSSRLQRFASILSTPNSFLWILKMCSLSTILREYSGMHSVASHPFKDLILSASENNRDGNDQNRAWNVPQPLMDYLKTNLNGSQLDAVNAGLSRRSFVLIQGPPGTGKTQTILGLLSAVLHSAPARMQTRGGFDVQKHGPELDIESKHANWMKASPWLIGANPRDLIMPVDGDDGFYPTGNDLKPEVVSSNRKYRAHVLVCAPSNSALDEIVLRVLQTGIRDENNNTYNPKIVRIGLKAHHSVKAVSMDYLIQQKQSGVASDGGRRGAGEQDRIRASLLDEAAIVFSTLSFSGSAIFTRMTRAFDVVIIDEAAQAVEPATLVPLVHGCRQVFLVGDPVQLPATVISKTAQNLGYRTSLFQRFQAAGFPVQMLKIQYRMHPEISVFPSKEFYEGILEDGEGLNKKRPWHSYSCFGPFCFFDVDGVESQLSGSGSTVNEDEVEFITLLYHQLAMRYPELKSSSQVAVISPYRGQVKLLKDHFRSTFGDQSKEVIDVNSVDGFQGREKELVIFSCVRCNKEQNIGFVSDFRRMNVAITRARSAVLVIGSASTLKKDKHWTNLVESAKERNRYFKVPKPFTAFFTEDSFKSMKVERPVPDARISQAVEAINEVVARQEVMDADDAGDHQADGDDYDAMEADDGGGGDD, encoded by the exons ATGGCGGTGGACAagcccggcggcggcggcggcggcggggcctcGTCCTCCACGCCCTCGCCCGCCTCGACCACGGACCGCTTCCTCAAGATCGTGCTCAGCTGGGACTACCTCCGCATCGTCGCCGACTCCAAG GGCGCGGACAAGGCCAAGGGGCTGCAGCACGTGAAGAACAGCTACGCCTCCGTGGAGGAGTACTTGGGCGTCTTCGAGCCGCTGCTCTTCGAGGAGGTCAAGGGGCAGATCCTCCAGGGCCGCCgcaacgaggaggaggaggaggacg AGGTTGGGCTGGACTGGCAGAGAGGGGCGGTGGCATCATGTGCAGAGTCCGAGGGTTTCCACAAGTTGTCCATGGTGGTGTCCGATGGCCTCCGTGACATTGTGTGTGAGAATGACCTCCTCCTGCTCTCCAAAGAGAAA TTTGAGGAGGGAGTGAATCCTACCGCGTATGCCTTTGCCGTGGTGGAACAGCGAGGTGGTAAAGATAACCTCTCTCTTAGAACATTTGTGGCGGGGGAAATAAAAAATCTAAATGTTGCACGGCCTGTGAAGTCTTCAAGGCTGCAGCGCTTTGCTTCCATTTTGTCAACACCAAATAGCTTTCTGTGGATTTTAAAG ATGTGCAGTTTATCTACCATACTGCGAGAGTACTCTGGAATGCACTCTGTAGCTTCACATCCTTTTAAGGATTTGATTCTTTCAGCTTCTGAGAACAACAGAGATGGAAATGATCAAAATCGTGCTTGGAATGTACCTCagccacttatggattacctGAAAACAAATCTTAATGGTTCACAGCTAGATGCAGTTAAT GCAGGTCTTTCGCGCAGATCCTTTGTCCTTATTCAG GGCCCACCAGGAACTGGAAAAACACAAACGATCCTTGGACTGCTCAGTGCTGTTCTCCATTCCGCTCCTGCAAGAATGCAGACTAG AGGAGGGTTTGATGTTCAAAAGCATGGGCCAGAGCTGGACATAGAGAGCAA GCACGCAAACTGGATGAAAGCATCTCCATGGCTAATTGGTGCAAATCCTCGAGATTTGATTATGCCTGTCGATGGTGATGATGGTTTTTATCCTACTGGGAATGATCTG AAACCTGAAGTCGTAAGTTCCAATCGCAAGTATCGTGCCCATGTGTTGGTCTGTGCTCCATCCAACTCAGCACTTGATGAGATTGTATTGCGTGTTCTTCAAACAG GAATACGTGATGAAAATAACAACACTTACAATCCCAAGATTGTGCGTATTGGATTAAAGGCGCATCATTCTGTCAAAGCAGTTTCCATGGATTACCTT ATACAACAAAAACAATCTGGGGTGGCATCAGATGGCGGGAGACGAGGAGCTGGTGAACAGGATCGAATTAGAGCTTCACTTCTTGACGAAGCAGCTATT GTGTTTTCTACCCTCAGTTTCAGTGGATCGGCCATTTTCACCAGGATGACTCGTGCTTTTGATGTTGTTATAATTGATGAAGCCGCGCAAGCT GTAGAACCAGCGACTCTTGTGCCCCTGGTTCATGGATGCAGACAAGTTTTTCTT GTTGGTGACCCAGTTCAGTTACCTGCAACTGTAATTTCAAAGACTGCTCAGAACTTAGG GTATCGAACAAGTTTGTTCCAGAGATTTCAAGCTGCTGGTTTTCCCGTGCAAATGCTCAAAATTCAGTATCGTATGCATCCAGAG ATTAGTGTATTCCCTTCAAAAGAATTCTATGAAGGCATCCTAGAAGACGGGGAAGGGCTCAACAAAAAACGTCCATGGCATTCCTACAGCTGCTTCGGACCATTTTGCTTCTTTGATGTTGATGGGGTTGAATCTCAGCTGTCTGGAAGTGGTTCGACGGTGAACGAGGATGAAGTGGAATTCATAACCCTCCTATATCACCAATTGGCCATGCGCTATCCAGAACTCAAATCTAGTTCTCAAGTAGCTGTTATATCACCATACAGGGGTCAGGTGAAACTCCTGAAGGACCATTTCCGGTCGACCTTTGGCGACCAATCAAAGGAAGTTATAGATGTAAACAGCGTTGATGGATTCCAG GGCCGTGAAAAGGAACTTGTCATTTTCTCATGTGTTCGATGCAATAAGGAGCAAAATATTGGGTTTGTTTCTGATTTTCGGCGAATGAATGTTGCCATCACCAGAGCTAGATCTGCTGTACTT GTAATAGGTTCCGCTTCAACATTGAAGAAAGATAAACACTGGACCAACCTTGTTGAGAGTGCCAAAGAGCGAAACCGTTATTTCAAG GTGCCAAAGCCATTCACTGCGTTCTTCACCGAGGATAGTTTCAAATCCATGAAGGTGGAAAGACCTGTTCCAGACGCGAGGATATCACAGGCAGTAGAAGCCATCAATGAAGTGGTTGCAAGGCAAGAAGTGATGGACGCAGACGATGCTGGGGACCATCAAGCGGATGGAGATGATTATGACGCCATGGAGGCTGACGATGGAGGAGGTGGTGATGATTAA